The Dreissena polymorpha isolate Duluth1 chromosome 2, UMN_Dpol_1.0, whole genome shotgun sequence nucleotide sequence taatatattttatttttacatagaatataaaataaacatcttcTATACGCCTTTTATCTGATAGCAAAAAGCTATGTTATATACTGGTATAAATTCCTAGATACATGTAGGTAGTAATTATTATTGGTGCTGTAAAGAGAGATATGTGTGGTTAAAATTTTAAGCCACACATTTCCGCTGAAGCAGCAAAAGGcatataataaatcattattGAATTAATATGTAATTACTATCATGTTTATATGTTGCAATTTATATTGCATCATGCAAATGTCGCTATTACATATTACTGTCATTTCAAAGCCAATTATTTATCTTCAGATGGGGCTTTGTCGTCCACGGTGGGATTGATGGATACTCGAGACTGTGTGTCTTCCTGAAAGTATCCACCAACAACCGTGCAACCACGATGACGAAAGCCTTCATAAATGGTACTAGGCAGTATGGTGTACCTTCCAGAGTGAGATCTGATAAAGGTCTGGAAAACACAGGAGTTGGAGCCTTCATGATATCCTATCGAGGCCCTGGTCGTGGATCCTTCATTACTGGGAAGAGCGTCCACAACCAGAGGATCGAGCGGCTCTGGAGGGACATGTATTCTGCATGTACCAATGTGTTCCACCAGCTCTTCCAACATCTAGAGGAGACGGGTCGCTTGGACCTGAGCTCGGAAGTACACATGTGGTGCTTACACCTCGTGTATGTTCCACTCATTCAGCGGGCCTTAGACCGCTTCCGTGACGGATGGAACTGCCACAGACTGAGTGAGGAGAGGGGCAGAACACCCACCCAGCTTTATCTGCAGGGCATGATAGAGCATGCAGGACGTGGTCATCGAGGGGTTGATGACATGTTCTTTGAACCTCTGGAGGAACAACTGAGTGTCTCAGAGGAGGACTATGGAGTAGATGAGGAAGCTCCTGTAGCCTCAGCAAATGACGATGAGCTACAGATGTCCTCTGTTACAACACCCATTGACCATGAACAAATGGCAGAACTAACTAATAGAATAAGACCCTTGGATTCAGAGGATGGTTTGGCTGTTGACTTGTTTGAACAGGCTGTGTCCTTTTGTTCGCAGGCATTAAACATATAATGACGTATACTGAACAGTTCTAAGTGGTCAATGGGTTGTAACAGAGGACACCTCTGGCTTCGTCGTTTTCTAAGTTTCAGTAGCTTCCTCATCTACTCAGTTGTTCTTTCTGAGGTTCAAAGAACGTCATCCACCCTCGATGACCACGTCCCGCATGCTCTATCTTGCCCTGCGTGGTTGAACAAGTtgtcatccccccccccccaaagggTTAGGGGATACAAACTTGCAATCATATTCCCGCTTTCACACCTGTAAGCTATCATACACTTAGTGTTTGATTGATGTACCTAATGTATATTGTTATACATATGAACACCAGTATGAAGTTTCCTCAAAGGACTAATTTGTCGTACTTATTtagtaaaaagtaaatacatgttgaatattaaagttttgtAGCGTTTTATTGAGGTTTAACTTAACATAATTTCTAAAAgaattagttgttgtttttgcatgGGAATGTTTAATTCCAATTTGTATACTCAATTGATGTAGATTGCAgatagaaaaaaaaagataacaaaCACGATCCAAAGTGTGACTTACTTATCTGGTAGACATTCACAGATGGATGTAAATGAAAATGCTGAAAATGTGTTATCTATTCTGATTTTATCTGAAGAATCAGGAATATTAGTAAACGTTATGAATGTAATGTTTAATATTGTCTTCAATTAACTTTTGATATCTGGAATTTTATAGCTCCTAGCTTTTGATGTTTGAAAGTTTTCTGAATAAATGATTTAGTTTTGTTAAGCAATATGTATGTAAATGAGATTTCAAATTATAGATATTAACCGTGTTAGCTtgagtgtaggacattagccctcttggacattagcccctaggacataagcccctCAGGACGCTAGCCCCATTAGCCCATAGGACTTTTTGCCCTTTGTGTGTTAGCCCCTacccatttttaaatatttcttaggTATTAAATgtcatctttttaaaaataaaatgcaattaaaaggtaGAAGATGCTAAAAATATCAGATTGACATATCTTTTATAAGATTTTTAGTAACAGAGCACttaattaatatgtataaataatCATGTTCTACTgtgaaattgtgttattttaagagtgattaaaaattaagaaaaagtTATTAAAGATTTTAGCAACTGGATAAAAAACAATAGTATTACATAATCTGTACTATATGTGTTGCATCAACTAATTCAAGTACATTATGAGGTTAATTGGTATTAcagtttactattttattattggtGCCGAATATCCAAGGTTGAAAGTATCTATTGTCTTCCCTGCCAAATTGATAGCAGATGGCTGACTTATGTATAATGTGTGTTCCTTGCGATACTGTAAATACATGCTttctatgtgtttatttgtacttgaattgtttatatttcatgttttctatgTGTTTTATATGTGTTTCTGCAGAAACAGTAATATATCTGATGTATGATGTATGTTCCTTGGTATAATACAGAAACCATACGCAAACTATGTTTGCATGTTTGTTGGTTacttttacatacattttgtaatatgGGAAAATAAAGTATGATATGAGGCCttaatgacgttttaagtgttaaGTCTAACCAGACTATGCTAGTGTTTGCTATTTACAACTGTAATGTATTTTAGTGAAATACGAGCACATTGCTCGCTGTACATGCTTTTTGTATTACGATAAATAGATATGACATGTTGCCTTAAGCCCCTTTGTATTATTATAGTTACAAGGCTATAATAGATTTGCTCTGTACAACTAGTATTTTAGTGACctaatttgaaattgttaaatgcAGAATTGATTCTGATGTTTATGCTAATATCATACCATGTAACCGTTCTATCATATGAATAAATATGACAAAAACATCCATAATGTCTTACTCGTTAAAGCATAAGGTATTTTAAGATcttacaattaatgtattataacgtGTCATTATAACTCTAGTTTCCACAACATTTGTCTTTCGGTAAGACAAATATACGACAAGTGAATATATAGTGTTAAGTTTTGTCCAGATGTTAGTGATAGCAGTTGCCAATGATATAAGTCTGACATTTTGGTTTCGGTAAGGCATATATATCTATGGCACTCTTAATGTTATTCTATAGATGATAAAATACCATCTGTGATAGATATTTAATTCATACAAGCTGAATGATTAAACTTTATTATCTCTTTGTAATTAAAGATTTCTCTGCGATTGgttgttttacttgtttttcgtaatagtaaaatcgaactaaattataaacatatccgGTAGATGCACATGTGAAGAGGCAGATGTAAAGAAACCTTTAATGCAGGAAAAAGTGGTGTAATATagcatatttatgttaatgtgtATATATGAGTACTCTGTTGTCATTGTGTGTGAAATCGTCGTGTATGTTTCGAATACAGCCTCAAAAGGCTTCTTTAAACAACACGCTATCATggttatatgatgatatttgatagCACGAAACAAATTAGGATAAATATATGCTACATTTTTAAAAGCCAATTTCTATGTTTTCTACTTTATTAATAGAATATCATCCAGTTAATTCGTgacattgacaaaattgaacaagtGCAAAAACAAGCTGCCCGTTTCATAACGGGAGACTACAAATCAAGAACGGCAGGCAGCGTTACCAACATGTTAAAACATCTAGAATTACCACCTCTAGAAGAACGGCGTAAAATCAACCGTCTAGTGATGCTCTACAAAGTGGCCGAGGGGCTGGTGCCAGCTATACCAGCATCCGATTACTTGAAACCAGCAAGGGTCAAAAGGCAAATTAAGGCGAAACAATATAGTGACTGTGTTACATCCAATATAATAGATAAACAAGTAATAAATAATGACAGAGGCTTTGTAGTGAAAAACTCAAATAGTAGTCAATTTAAAAACTCATTCTTTGTGAAAACCGTGTTAGAGTGGAACCACCTAGACAGTAGAGTGGTCCACGCAGAGACAGTTGAGGGCTTTAAAGCTGCCCTCCATTTTGACTAGGCGCACTCCCCGGTGTACTACGCCGTAACTGGCCCTTCACCGTATTCAGCAGAAGCAGAAGTGATCGTTACAAGACTAAAGTAAATAAAGGCAGCCTTACTACccgaatttattaattaaaataaaactctaAGATGAGATGagaacatattgtattatagttgtattgtattatagtttGTATTATTGGCTAAATGCTTAGAATACGTTCCATAAATATCTTGCATGtatgtttttgaaatattgttcttaaagcgatcttctccaaatgttggaaacatacaactgcaacttttgttaaatttttgtattcttgtatgcACTGTTCGCcaatacttgtattgtatatatgtcctcgtgggcttaaatgccttattggattgaaataaactgtcttGTCTTGTATTGGTGTTTGTTGAAAAATGATTATGCATTTAACATCATTATGCATTCACACCTTTATTAATGGCTGTATGTGTAAGCACATGTAATTACTtataatctatttaaaaaaaggcatcaaagagtgttttttttatttggggggggggggggcaattatTCAAGATCATAATACTATTGCAAAAAATTAAAACagtaaagaaattgtaaaaaacacaaaaaaatacgTGTTGTACAAGCTATatattggaaaaaatatatataagacttcaacattttataataattgtatgtatttacatatgaaatgaaaatggaataaaaatacttcctttaaaataagttatgaacGTTTAAAAACACCTGGGGGCTAACGTCCTAGTGCACACTTTTGaaggggctaatgtcccagaCGGCTTATGTCCGTAACCCGTTAGTTTTCGGTCGCTTGTCTTCAGTACAAGGATATTGATGGAGACAATCGCAGATTTCTGCAGTATTTTATCACATACTTGTATACAGATTAAAATACATAGTatgcatttttaaattatgttgagAATAAACGTGTATTACATGTAAAACTGTTTTCTCGTGATTCTTGAAAATGAAAGGTCCCCAATCATCAGATAGAGCAaacttctttttatttatttattcattcatctatttatttattaactattttaaaCAGTTACCATTATTGCTTTGGTGACAACTAACAAATCGATGGCATGTTGTTTTTACAATAATCTACAGTTGACAGGAGCCTGTTGGTAGGAAAGGGGCTTCGCGACCTCCTGAAGAAAAAGGGTGCAGATAATTATCCACGAACATTCATGACATGCTGTTGTTATAGCTCATAATTCGACACTATAAATGCAGTGGTCCTATCCAATTAGTCAGTACAATTTTCTCGATACCAATTAAGACACACTTGTTCACCCATCTGATTGGAAACCTATTGGCGAAAGTTTGCGTGATAATAACGCGTTACATGTTATATCTTGTTTTCTGTTATATTCGACATTGAATTTGGATTAGAGTTTGAAGGTAAGctataattcttacaaaaaaatcGTTTACGCACACACAATTTAATGCATTAATGTATCTCGGCTATATCCGTAAACATTTCACAATTACGATTGAAATTGAAATTACGTGCGTAAccaattttaacgaaataattatgtttgattggCTTATTCATACCCGCATCacgcaaacaataatttaagtttttGAATATACATTAAGATCTATCAATATAGATTTCTTTATTAATAGTCCGTTGATATACTAGATCGTTTTCCAATAATGTTTAAGTTCGACAATAAAAAAAGTGCATAACCAATTTTTACTCGCAACACGGAGCGATTGTCACACTGATGTTGTTTATTGAAATTGGCCAAACATGTATCTTTATTGAACAGTTTGACAattcttaaggtataagaaatTGCAGAAAATGACGTTATTTGTTGTTTATACGCCCATTGTCAATTTaggaaacatttttattttaaaagtagttAACAAACCAACTTATAGTTttcaaccaattgaaactttaaactttaaatgatgaaaaaaacGGATATGGGTACATTGTGTTTGCTAtcaataaaacatgacagtcactacaaaatcgtaatatacaatatactctgtaagatcatttcaaattaaaactacAAAATTGACAGCTATTCAAAGATATATTATTCAGTTgagtgaaggaatgatatattataataaccatgatttttccgtattttatatccgtaaagtttaaataaagtttttcCGTATGACTTTGCCTTTTAAGGAATAATTCATcataaaagttataataaatatatgagccttgttctgagaaaactgggcttaatgcatgtgcgtaaaatgttatcccagattaccatgtgcagtccacacaggcttataaggtaCGACATTgtccgcctaaattagattttctgTAAGGATTGActttattgaaactaaaaatatcatacaagcgcagactgcacaggctaatcagggatgacactttacgcacatgcattaagcccaattttctctgaacgcggctcatatataaaataaacgaagGATGCCTGCATGTCATGTATAGTGTACTTGTAAGACATACAAATTCTTCGAAATCATCGATGTCATTACGATCAGTCTATTAGTATCTCATTTAGAGTGACATAATTTGAAGTTCATGAGTGCAGAGAATGGTTCATACTTTGGTAAAAGGAATCGTACTACTTTTTAACGTATCAAAAAAGATAGCATGCATTGCAGAAAGtactttttagaacaaaaaatatcaaagaatGACTGACTTGCCTTTCTCTAGaagtaaaatcgttttaaaagtCTGAACAAGACCACTTGACAGGCATGTGGAAAATGACATCATGATAAAACTACGCGTGCTAAATACTTCTATCTTCTATTGGTAACATGTATAACAAAAAAGCATTGTATGATGAAACGATCGCAAAGTTCGTTTGTATACGCCTTATTAGACTATATGACGCTGAATACAGACTGTTAGTACATTATTGGTAAGAATGTTACAACTCTTTTACAATCAGAATTAACAGTTGACATGTTTACAAGTAAAGTACACATCATTCTACAAAACATGtacataatacatattaaagggtccgtccaacagattttggcatgtattgaagcttgacatgaaatgatttatattgagGAATTTAAacttttgaactaaaaatctccagttaaaaaCCAACACAAGAATTCaagttaaaaaaggaaaataataaataagccTCAAcaggtctcgaaccactgacctatggagtccttgagtaaaaagACTAGGCCACTCGGCCATCAATGCTCATGCTCAGAGTAGATGTATTTTTGccaatataagcaatcatcgtagtatcccaaaataacaCGACAACAGAACTTAACAattaattcaatcgtttcgtttCGTTTCATATcaccaaaagatgcatatagtagatatttaagagcatggtaaatggtttCCCCGAAAAGTAATAATAGAAAATGTTGGTTTTCAGATATCATAAGTTACATcaatttaacatttttcttttgttttcgggTTGTAAATTGCTCTGAGTAATTTTAATAGAATTCAAGATCTGTGATGAAACTCATCTCGTTACAGACAGAACATTTTCTAAGATCTATAGGGGTTGGAGTAAGATGTGACTACATGCCACTATCCAAATGTATCCAATGTGACGACAGAAGCCATAATTAGGTTGCTGGTTCAATCTCCACTAGATCCTGCTTATGATATCCATGCAATTGAGGTTAAAGAAATGAGTTATTGTTCCTCAAAATATGCAAAGTTGCTAACCTTCGGATGTTCGTtcaatttaaattttcaattCTTCAGTGGAAAGCGAGATGGCAAACTCCGTTGATTCGGATTTAGATGAGTTCCGGATTCCGAACACACCGAGAAATGCCGGTAAATGTTGATTCGTTTCTGTTTTCGATGTTCATTATTGTAATCTGATTTTGTAAAAGCGCACAACGCAACCTCTTCATACTTCGCGTTCATATGTTAACTGTTATTTACTTACATGTATGGATCATTCTGCgaatttaaatatacttaaagcTCCATATATCCAAATCTACCATAAGACATGTGATAATTTCAAATACCCGGGTACAATTTATGTCAGACTTCAGCTGGTTGTTATTTGTTTACCAATGAATTTAACGAGTATGAAATACATTAATCACGTACTATCATTTAAAACGACAATATCAATGACTTAAGTGATGtctaattaacaaaaatatattttctaaataaatatgttgtttgaaaGTTGATTTTCATGCTTTATAATCGATTATTTAAAGCGGACATATTTAGACGACATATCAACGCAGCCATGGCCGAGACGACAGCATTTGCAGACGATGTAACGGCGTTACGACACGGCGAGGAGCTGGTGTCGAGACTGCCAACTCTTGCGTACTACGCGAGAACCACCCCAACAGAAACCATTCGACGAAGGAGGGGAATAATAAACCGGGTCGATGTTGGCGACAGAAGGCGGACAACAACAATCAAAGTCCGATTTACGGCCCTTGACAGACCAGATTACAGGTCTACTGCTGGGATTGACATGGGTAAGCTCTTAGCCAAGGGCTTGGGTAAGCTTATTTCACAAAAGCAAACCGTCATGTTATACAACTAAGTTATCACATGTAATGTAACATGCCTGACCAGAGTAGGGCGTATAAAGAAAAGAATTACAGATTACTGCCCatcattttgaaatatatcacatgagacttacaaaaaaataattgcgAGGCATTTAAATCTTGAACGGTCGAGAAATAAAATTATCATTGTTCTTAACTTTCTGTGCAATACATGTGATTGAATTGAAATAATACCGCTAAAATTATGAAATGTTCTATAGATGACGTCATTGAACTGTAAAAAGAGTATTTTTTCTTATGAAATTGTCTGTTTTGCGTATTTGCTCGTATGAAATTGTCTGTTATGTTAAAATTGATTCATTTGTAGATAAATTGTTGGCTTGATAGCTGATCCCTAATAGCCCCATACATTGTTTGACATAAACACTACTGAcctgataaatataaatataaataaataatatataatatatgtatataatatatatattataaaacgaaGTCGCTTCTAGCCGTTTATAAATTAAAACTCTTTGATTAAATtcgccgtagctttcgacctctcggtcttcttcagcggcatttatttgtgaagcatatcatgtt carries:
- the LOC127867563 gene encoding uncharacterized protein LOC127867563 isoform X1, with protein sequence MLYSKKMAAQFVQRAKEIILSCGRIVLGDQSRNVLDDSLLTLNSLLLNVRRMCTEHPRMEELANIIVRMIESIEQHKNSSFPSVRFFSANQQRTRGRPVYVISREQLEFFIEAGFTRRQMADLLHVSDSSVKRRLRSFGLKLRQTYSVLSNNALDDLVREVTQGNPSLGQRMVQGLLQSRGHRVQRQRVADSLIRVDAAAVALRWFHSIRRRVYKVAAPNSLWHIDGNHKLIRWGFVVHGGIDGYSRLCVFLKVSTNNRATTMTKAFINGTRQYGVPSRVRSDKGLENTGVGAFMISYRGPGRGSFITGKSVHNQRIERLWRDMYSACTNVFHQLFQHLEETGRLDLSSEVHMWCLHLVYVPLIQRALDRFRDGWNCHRLSEERGRTPTQLYLQGMIEHAGRGHRGVDDMFFEPLEEQLSVSEEDYGVDEEAPVASANDDELQMSSVTTPIDHEQMAELTNRIRPLDSEDGLAVDLFEQAVSFCSQALNI